The genomic DNA TGGGTAAGGGCCGAAGACCGCACCCGCGAAACAGCCCGCGCCTACGACCAACTGGGCCTGGCAGAGTACGAGGCCATGGAAGCCTTTGTGCGCTGGCAGTTTTAAGCCACCGCGCAAAAGCAAGCAAGTATAAACAAACAGGAGCCGCCCCGATGGGAGCGGCTCCTGTTTGTTTATACTTTATATGGGTGCTACGTGATACTTGATACGTGCTTCGTAATACGTATAGGCGGCTAGAGCACGGTCACGGCCCGGGCATAAGAGGCCAGCGTCGGGTGGCTGGGCTTCAGGTCGGTGATGAGGTAATGGATGGCGCTCAGGTTGCATACTTTCATGTTCTGGATCGATTCCAGCTTTTCGGCAATGCTCATGATCACGGTTTTGCGGGCCGCTTTCAGCATGGCCTTTTTCACCTGCACCACTTCCCAGTCCGAGTCCGTCATGCCGTCGGCCAGCGACAGGGCATTGGTACCCAGGATGCAGAGATCCACCCGTATCTCGGAAAGCTGGTTGATCACCTGCGCGCCAATGTTGATGTGAGAGCTTCGGGACAACTGGCCACCTACCAGTATCACGCTGATGTTGGGATGTTCGGCCAGTTCCAGCGCCACCAGCGGGCTCACTGTAAAGAACGTGCACTTAAGGTTTTCCGGGATCATGCGGGCCACCTCGATCATGGTGGTACCGCCGCCCACCAGCACCATCATATCGTCCTGGATGAGCTGCAGCACCTTGCGGGCAATCTCTTTCTTTGAATCCTTGGCGTATACTTCGCTCTGCTGAAAGGGGTAGTGAAACGACTTGGACAAAGCGCCGCCGTGCACCTTCAGGATCTTGCCGCTTTCAGCCAGCTCGTGCAGGTCGCGGCGGATGGTATCTTCCGACACATTCAATTGGGTGCTCAGGTCGGAGGAGAGCACTTTGTTATGCAAATTGATCTGCTTGATAATAAAAGATTGCCGTTCTTCTTTCAGCATGCTGCTTTAACTAAGTATACTTTCAAATATAAGGGAAAAAAGACAACCCGGGCGCATTGCTAGCAGAAATGCATCCACTGCCTGTTAGTAGCGCCCGGGCTGCCGGTAGGCTGCGGTTATACTTTGACGTAGATCTTCTTTTTATCCATGATGTAGCCGATTAGCCACATCGTGAGCATGTAGGCCAGGGCAAACAGCAGCGACGCATTTTTGCCTTCGCTCCACGTCAGGAAACCGTGCTGGTAGATCCAGCTATTGAGGCTAATTTCGCCCACTCTTATAAATGAAAGGGTTTTAATAACCAGCGCCGACATGGCAAAGATAAAGAGTGGGTTGCGGCCAAAGACCTCGAAAAAGTATGTCCATTTTTTATAGCCGGCCACTTCGATCAGCAGCATCAGCGTAGCGA from Pontibacter liquoris includes the following:
- a CDS encoding DeoR/GlpR family DNA-binding transcription regulator, giving the protein MLKEERQSFIIKQINLHNKVLSSDLSTQLNVSEDTIRRDLHELAESGKILKVHGGALSKSFHYPFQQSEVYAKDSKKEIARKVLQLIQDDMMVLVGGGTTMIEVARMIPENLKCTFFTVSPLVALELAEHPNISVILVGGQLSRSSHINIGAQVINQLSEIRVDLCILGTNALSLADGMTDSDWEVVQVKKAMLKAARKTVIMSIAEKLESIQNMKVCNLSAIHYLITDLKPSHPTLASYARAVTVL